One Candidatus Bathyarchaeota archaeon genomic window carries:
- a CDS encoding YkgJ family cysteine cluster protein: MIDTFYVHLEFKTKNGVWSINLPFLCNQCGVCCTLDDFLTAGPINANPQEHPEVCAKAKALYEELGKLWEADEANYDQYITQTPCPFLENKTCTIYEFRPSGCRQFPNTPFGMLTQNCQALNRFKKQLFVLKKGRVAKETCLFTSKGASLEPSRFTQKQYQTCITKLRQAGITEDELALFHCFNE; this comes from the coding sequence ATGATTGACACCTTCTATGTCCACTTAGAATTCAAAACCAAAAACGGCGTTTGGTCAATTAATTTGCCGTTTCTCTGCAACCAATGTGGCGTCTGCTGCACGCTGGATGATTTCTTGACTGCTGGACCAATCAACGCAAACCCACAAGAACACCCCGAAGTCTGCGCTAAAGCAAAAGCCCTCTACGAAGAGCTAGGCAAACTTTGGGAAGCAGACGAAGCAAACTACGACCAATACATCACGCAGACCCCCTGCCCGTTTCTTGAAAACAAAACCTGCACAATCTACGAGTTTCGACCCAGCGGATGCCGACAATTCCCCAACACCCCCTTTGGCATGCTAACCCAAAACTGCCAAGCACTCAACCGATTCAAAAAACAATTGTTCGTCCTCAAAAAAGGCAGAGTTGCCAAAGAAACCTGCCTTTTCACAAGCAAAGGCGCTTCCCTTGAGCCCTCAAGGTTTACACAAAAACAATACCAAACATGCATCACCAAACTGCGCCAAGCAGGCATAACTGAAGATGAACTAGCCCTTTTCCACTGTTTTAATGAGTAG
- a CDS encoding DUF190 domain-containing protein: protein MRMKMWSVKIVFKKNDEVGGKRLQTLIMDLLQKSGVAGATVWTGVNGFGKRGKSALKLEGVTVNMPLIIEVIDEQSKLEPLLPELKHIVGDNGIVSIQDIYVV from the coding sequence ATGAGAATGAAAATGTGGAGCGTCAAAATTGTATTCAAGAAAAATGATGAAGTCGGCGGTAAACGTCTACAAACACTAATAATGGATTTATTGCAGAAATCAGGGGTTGCTGGCGCTACCGTTTGGACTGGAGTAAACGGGTTTGGGAAACGAGGAAAGTCCGCTCTAAAACTGGAAGGCGTCACAGTAAACATGCCCCTGATTATCGAAGTCATAGATGAGCAGTCAAAACTTGAACCGTTACTGCCTGAACTAAAACATATTGTAGGAGACAACGGGATAGTAAGCATTCAAGATATATATGTTGTATAG
- a CDS encoding MFS transporter, giving the protein MADTKISKRTAYLAILTLGLVSMLGDIVYESGRGIAPDYLMFLGASAVMVGIVSGAGEFLGYGARLISGTLADKSKAYWVFIFAGYGLILAIPLIGLTYSLELVIVLILLERLGKALRSPPRDTVVSVIGKNVGSGKAFGIHEAIDQIGGILGPLLFAAVLFFTANNYQVAFGLLIIPYVLMMIVIAYTYRKVGKNVEAEAKNAKQERAPLTRSFWLYCLAVFLNTLGLIPVALILFSGSLILQPLGQAWIVPLLYVIVQGVDAPMALVSGHLFDKLGIKLLALPFTLSVFPILFVSLGGLAGIVAACVMFGLVLGMQESIYRAAVCAFVPLGRRGTAYGVFNTILGIGTLASGVIFGFFIESGYSATVMVVFALVLQAIAIVTLWQSNKQYFKKLPIVEI; this is encoded by the coding sequence TTGGCTGATACTAAAATTTCTAAGAGAACAGCCTACCTCGCCATCCTCACATTAGGGCTTGTGAGCATGCTGGGAGACATTGTTTATGAGTCAGGCAGAGGAATCGCCCCTGACTACTTAATGTTTCTTGGCGCCTCAGCGGTTATGGTTGGCATCGTAAGCGGCGCAGGAGAATTCTTAGGCTACGGTGCAAGACTAATCAGCGGAACATTGGCGGACAAAAGCAAAGCCTATTGGGTCTTCATATTCGCAGGATACGGGTTAATCCTTGCAATACCGCTCATAGGCTTAACCTACAGCCTTGAACTAGTAATCGTTCTCATTCTGCTAGAAAGACTGGGGAAAGCTTTGAGGTCGCCACCAAGAGACACGGTTGTTTCTGTAATCGGCAAGAACGTTGGTTCGGGAAAAGCATTCGGAATTCACGAAGCAATAGACCAAATTGGCGGCATTTTAGGTCCCCTGCTCTTTGCCGCCGTATTGTTTTTCACCGCAAATAATTATCAAGTGGCGTTTGGGCTTCTCATAATTCCCTACGTTTTAATGATGATAGTGATAGCCTACACCTATAGAAAAGTTGGAAAAAACGTTGAAGCCGAAGCAAAAAACGCCAAACAAGAACGCGCACCGCTCACTCGTAGCTTCTGGTTATATTGCCTTGCAGTTTTCTTAAACACTTTAGGGCTTATTCCAGTTGCACTCATACTCTTCTCTGGGTCTTTAATTCTCCAACCTCTAGGTCAAGCATGGATAGTGCCTCTATTGTATGTAATTGTGCAAGGTGTAGATGCGCCGATGGCTTTAGTTTCTGGACACTTGTTTGATAAGCTGGGAATCAAGCTTCTTGCCTTACCGTTTACGCTGTCAGTGTTTCCCATCCTTTTTGTCTCTCTGGGTGGTCTAGCAGGCATCGTTGCCGCATGCGTAATGTTTGGCCTTGTGCTGGGCATGCAAGAATCAATCTATCGCGCTGCCGTGTGCGCGTTTGTTCCACTTGGAAGGAGAGGCACAGCGTATGGTGTCTTTAACACTATTCTGGGCATAGGTACGTTGGCAAGCGGAGTCATTTTTGGTTTTTTCATCGAAAGCGGATATTCAGCAACGGTAATGGTTGTGTTTGCTTTAGTACTGCAAGCAA
- the crcB gene encoding fluoride efflux transporter CrcB has protein sequence MKGIEFLLLAIGAIIGAYLRYRMVESPITIGVLPVNVLIVNVLGSFILGLFSVLSIAFNLDSRYSIFMAVGFCGSFTTMSSFELETVNLVDSHRLGIAALDMAANVGLSFVAVIGGRLLGTGMMELVLK, from the coding sequence ATGAAGGGAATTGAATTTCTTCTTTTAGCAATCGGTGCTATAATCGGTGCATACTTACGTTACAGGATGGTTGAATCTCCAATAACAATAGGCGTTCTGCCAGTTAATGTATTGATTGTCAATGTGTTAGGCAGTTTCATTTTGGGGCTCTTCTCAGTGCTCTCGATTGCTTTTAATTTGGACTCGCGCTATTCAATATTCATGGCTGTGGGCTTCTGCGGTTCATTCACTACCATGTCATCCTTCGAACTTGAGACTGTTAATCTGGTTGATAGCCACAGGTTAGGTATTGCGGCTTTAGACATGGCGGCCAATGTTGGCTTATCTTTTGTAGCTGTAATCGGTGGCAGATTGTTAGGTACAGGTATGATGGAGCTTGTGTTGAAATGA